One genomic region from Marinobacter szutsaonensis encodes:
- the hslR gene encoding ribosome-associated heat shock protein Hsp15 yields MTATNADDQKVRLDKWLWAARFYKTRSLAKEAIEGGKVHYNNQRSKPGKIVETGAKVTLRLGWQEKVVIIDDISDRRRGAPEAQKLYHETEDSVKKREDLAWQRKTMQAAQLPPARRPNKKDRRDIRRFREQHGI; encoded by the coding sequence ATGACGGCGACCAACGCTGACGATCAGAAGGTACGACTCGACAAATGGCTCTGGGCTGCCCGCTTCTACAAGACGCGCTCTCTGGCCAAGGAAGCCATCGAGGGCGGCAAGGTTCACTACAACAACCAGCGCAGCAAGCCCGGCAAGATCGTGGAAACCGGCGCCAAGGTGACCCTGCGTCTGGGCTGGCAGGAAAAGGTGGTGATCATTGACGACATCAGTGACCGCCGCCGGGGTGCACCCGAGGCCCAGAAGCTCTATCACGAGACCGAAGACAGCGTGAAAAAACGCGAGGACCTCGCCTGGCAGCGTAAAACCATGCAGGCGGCCCAGCTACCTCCCGCGCGGCGGCCCAACAAGAAGGACCGCCGGGATATCCGGCGCTTCCGCGAACAGCACGGTATCTGA